The DNA segment tgtttagcaggaagcgcaaaaaacggacgagggacagagtaggggacacaaaaatacgttcacgagcgctcgtgaacgtgtttttgtACCCCTTACTgcgtccctcgtccgtttttttttttgcgctccatCCTAAACAACTTCCATCTCCATGTTCAATACCTCATGCATAAGATTTCCTTCGGCATTCATATCATAACCAAAATTCATGCATATTTTCAACCGTACATCATACGTCATTACATTATACATATGTCCACAATCACCTTGTCGGCAGGGAGGATCACtgtgttggtgtctgtcttgaggtcttgcagggcttgcttttcgtccggatttaggtttgattcttttcggtgtgcttccactgaattgagtacacctattgttttgagcctgacctcttctcgtacaccaggttccagttgccggataccgacttcaagcgcagatacgattgctggaagggggagggggggggggggggggggtatgttaacctggaggttgaatttgtgtcccttggctaggattgacgtttcggTGGTTGTGAGCTTCCTAGAGGAGAAGTTAGCGACCAGGTCAGAATGGTCCGGTCGGAGTTGTTCgggccggcgttgaagtttcgacaacttctctgTCTGCTTGGTGCAGTATTTGTCGGCTTCCGATGATGCGGTTTCTTTGGCAAATGCCTCGATAGACGTCACTAGGTTGGCCATCTTGTGCTCGATTTGTcggcgggcgaagaaggcgtcgatttctttcttccttatCACGCTACGGCACTCATGTATCCGTGCCGTCACTAGGTGCTGTGCTGCCCTGTTGATGATGTTTCGTCCTTCCGGTGTGGGGACCAGGCGTCGTAGTCGTAGGCTCTGGGGTACAACCttgttttccttcatttcttGGCGAATTCTAGTTGTGTCTTGAACACCGAGATGCCTTGCATGGTCTTGATGTACTTTTTGGCAAGCTGCATAGCTTCTAGCCCGAGGTCTGCATggatagattgaaaactaaacattttgacagatttacctgcctcgttgggtttgaagacttataataaactgcacatatccaaccaaaaatgttaactttaacacaacgtttcgaagccgactcggctccttcatcaggtgtGACTGATGGCAGTAGATAGcttcttttaagtatggaggggagggggggtgaaaagaacgacagctgtgtcgcgaaaggcgcggggaagggggaggtgggtttaggctgttagtcacgctggccaGTATCCAACAAGCATGCTCACATACAAAACCAAAGGACAAGTTAGATTGAATAACAAAATTAACCCTGCTTTAAAAATGCACCACGGGTGTACTAAGAACGTTATCACTTCTGTATCTTGCTATATGCAACATCAGCGCGCGTTATAGAAGCCTGGGTGGCCGAACCTACCCGGACGCCTACCATATCCCAAGTAATATGCAAGATGCACCCGCATGGTCGTACTACCGAATCcttttgttttagagcgaaattatAAGTGATATTattattgatacgggaataaaagaagaggcggagagcgagcgcgagcggcgagcgcgcggctctagcacgagggatatagaacgagaaagcttggccgccgccggtcgtgcttcgccggctctcctccgtactgctgctatatttctctgggcgggcccgtggccaccccgtggcatcccacaccgtaacattttggtggcagcggtgggatcatgccgctcacccgctcccagaatcaagcacccgacgtgccagacgacaggagtccaccaccagccgatagcgccgacgacgcggcggccggcgccgctagacctaggcgctcggagaggctcggctcttcgcagcagccggacgccggtgttgagcgcctcctggatacagtcacccaacggatggacgcatgggaggcccgtctgactgcccaggctggggagatggaagctctccggcgcgaactccgtcgcctggtgccagccgagccgagcacaggtcaggtgcctttgggcgtccccgccgccgctgtttacggctctgccgtcgctgggcctgcggtcgtggccgccaatggcgtgctcggcgcgggtgcgtcctcgccgcagtgttcgttggacgttgtggaattgcccacatttgacggcaccatctcgtgggatgcttaccgcatccagctggacggtattgcggcggcgagaggctgggacgagcaaatgaaggcatggatgctcgttgcaaaactgaggggccgcgccaccgagctgctgcagaacgtgccgcccgaccagctgggctcttacactgttctggcgggcctcctcgccgaccactatggtgcctcaggtcaaccccgtgtgcagtaccaccgcctgcgagcccgccgtcaagagcccggggagacgtaccaggacctcgccgccgccattgagcgcctggctctgcagtcgctgccgggagcgcctcagaacgccgtggccctggtcggcaccgaggcgtttgtcgacgccatccgactccccgaggtgcagcgcttggtccgctctggccgtcctgattccgtccgcgccgccatggcgctcgccatcgaggcggaattaactttgctggccacgcgggggtcgccaccgtctgccgagcgcagcgtccgggtgcaggctcctcggtccgcagccccaactgcggcctctatccgacgcctgcgtaacgacgtccgcatcacctgcttccgctgcggcctgcggggacactacgcgagggactgtgccggccctccaaagtcgggaaacgatttggcggaacggtgcccccggagttccggtgcccccggagttcccctcctttcgtcggctccgattaccactgatgctccttacgtgctcgtcgacgtcgccctgcttgaccggcacgtaaaggccttggttgacactggagcggctgtcaatgtactgcacaaatcgtttgttgcgaacgcgccccacctgcttctgccagccgccaaaacccggctcttagcttttaacggcacccctgtggagcaagtcggacgtgtcgtcgtcaacctgacagcactcggaaataccatctccaccgagtttgttgtcgcagacagccctatttggccagtggtcctcgggtgcgggtggtgccagcaagccggagtcgtccttaattttactagaaccaaaccacgggcgagccgaactctctgtgggccgggctggcttagccggatttccagcctcggtgtcgccctgtggcagtccctggtgtcggcgaccaagcatgcctcagcatctctgcgtgacctcgcgacgaagtggccgtgtggAGTCAAGCcattcgacgtcactaccgtgactgtggcgtccgccgtgaccctgccaccgggtgcggcaacgtgggtgtatgccaagcttgacagtccggtcacagcagacgtgctgttcgaacccatccggtgttcagctccagcccgtcagatgacctcccctcgaagccttctgcctgtgctcaaaggagaggcccacgtatttatactcaacatcagcagcgcacctctcgcgctgactcccggcacgcaatagGGTACAGCCTCAggtttggaccccgggtcaccagtggcgtctctgcaacctgaagccccgcctcgccaccctccagcgccggcgatcctatcatgggaagaatttaactttggacccagcctgacctgcgcggagcttgcctctctgaagaccttgctgctcgagcatcgcagttgccttgctctcagcgccggtgaactcgggtgcacttcctgggctcaacaccggatcaacaccgaaaaccgcgggcccgttcatcaccaacctcgccgtgtagcgcagCCAAACGTGGGGCCGAAGTCGCGCACGTGACGGACGGCCACATTGCAGTCTTCACCTCGCCGGCTGTCCCGCGGAAGCTGCCCCCGGCACCTGCTCCTGCAGTGGTTCAGGAAGAACAGCTGGTCTCCCGTGTACACGTGCACCTCTCCGTTACTATCCGGGATGGACAGAGCAGTTGCCGGAAGCTGACGCCGCCCGTCGGAGTCGCTGCCCTTAACGGCGGCGGCTCTGCGCTTCTTGAGCGCATGCCAGGCAATTCCCAGTGCGGCGATCTCCCGGAGGTTGGGAATGAAGTCGGCGCCACACTTGAGACTTCCCGCCTTGTACGCAGCGCCGCTAATCTCTATCCAGGGCACCAGGTTGTCGTCGATGTTCTCAGCCGGCGGATCGAAACTGCGCAGCACGTGAGACAGGAAGGCTGCCCCGAGGCCTCCGTAGTTGGCCTCCTCTCCCCCACCCTCGGCCGAGGTCACGTGGTAGAGCGGAGTGCCAACCGCAGCGTGGGACACTCGCAGCCGGTTCTTCCAGTGCTCGAAGACGAAAGGCTCGGCAGCCCCGCCTTGCCACAGGATCTGCATGCGCTCCCTCAGGGAGGGGTCCAGCCGACTGAAGGCGCGGTTCGCGTGCATCCAGTGGTCCATCGCTGTTGGACGCCCATCGGGTGCCAACTCCGCTTGTGCGCCTCCATCGACGGCAGCCTGGTAAGCCGTCTCGCACGTGAAGCAGAAGTTGGAGTACAATTGCCACAGCGATGCTTTAGAGATAGCAACGTCGGGAGGCCACAGTACGATCTGGAGCTCTTGCAGCGTCTTATTGACCACAGCGCGGGCCTTTTCGCTCAGCCAGGAAGCACTGGCGGCCAATTCCCGAAACACGGTGAGCAGGTCCCTGAGGAAGGCCTGTGCCTGGCGACGCGAGTCTCTCGTGAACAGCTTGACGGCGCTCTCGGAGGCCAGCAGTAGGCCGAACCTCGTGGCGGCCAGGGAGTAGCAGTCTTCCTTCACAGTGTGATTCGCCACCTCCTTTCCTCCAGCGACGGCGATGTAGCCTTGGGGCCATCCTAAGGCCGTCAAGCGCTGTACCAGCCACCAGGACAGCTGCTCCAAAAGATCTAAGGAGCTATGACTGAGGAGAAGCTGGTCCGCCGCCAGCAGAACACGCACGTCTTGCACCGACACCGACGTGTTCTCGTCAAAAGAGCCCCACCAAAACGCGGCCTGGAGTGGTTCCAGCCAGTTGGGCAGAGTGGCCTCACGGACGGGGGCCGCAATCCTGCGCAGACTGGACACCGCTGGCCTCGCTTGTATCCTCGTGTCTCGTACTGCGTCCAGAATGGAAAGGACGTGCTTCTCGatgttcatcaccaacctcgccgtgtagcgccagccgaacggagagtcatccagcagcacgtgtgcgacatgcttgaccagggaatcattgccccttcttgtagcccttggtcctcccctgtcgtccttgtgcgcaagaaggatggaacactccgcttctgcgttgactatccgaagctaaatgctattactaattgcgacgtgtacccgctgcctcgcctcgacgatgcgcttgaccgcctgaagagagcccgttatttttccacgctagatctgctctcgggctactggcaggtgcctgctcaccccgatgatgcggaaaagacggctttcgtgactaccgacggcctttaccagttcaaccgtatgcccttcggtctctcgaacgctccagccaccttccagcgtctcatggaccgagtcttaggccatttgaagtggactatggcgttggtctacctggatgacgtaattgtctacgcggctacatttgaagaacaccagagacgcctcaaactcgtcctcgaagcccttccctctgctgggcttcgcttaaaaccaaaaaaatgtttcttcggtttcgcggaggtgacgtacttgggtcacgttgtgagccggcatggcatccgtcccgaccctgaaaagctaaaagcgcttacagcttacgaagctcccaccaccgccaaggagctcaaaagtttccttggatttgcttcgtatttccgtcgtttcattccggactttcccaagcgcagcgctccattgaccgccctgctgaagaagaatgcaccgtggagttggacgcaggcccaacagctcgcgtttcttgacgtcaagcacgccctcctcgagcctcctacattggcccattacgacgaatcggcccccatcgtcctccacacggatgccagctaagatgggctcggcgctgtcctcctgcaagaagacgagtctggtgaccacaaagtcctagcttatgccagccgccagctttccgacgttgagcgccgccgccactcttcagaactcgagtgcctcgccgttgtctgggccgtcgagaagttccgtccctacctgtacggccgtcacttcaccatagtcacggacaatagcgctctcacttggctgcagtccgccaaacatttgaatgccaagattgcacgctggtccctgcaacttcaagagtacaatttcacaatagtgcatcggcgcggctctgcccatcaagatgccgatttcctttctcgccacccttgttccgtgacggctttgacggacctgaggactgcacaaacgcaagatcccgccattgctgtcataatccactcccttggcaccgccgccggcgcaggcctccgccaactacgccgggtctatcgaatgaaggacgacctcttgtgtcatgtgaagcggctccgtggtcgaccacccgtctggttgccagttgtgccggcaacactgcggtcgcaaatcttgcgcggcttacacgacgctcccacggctggtcaccttggtcgcggcaagacctacgcacgagtgtcggagcggttttggtggcctaatatgtccagagatgtcaaggaacacgtggcgtcctgccagacatgccagtacagaaaaccgtccacaggtgtaaccaagccacccccgcaggctttttcgccaccaagttcacctttcgagctggttggactggatcatttgggcccgttttcgaagacgcgtgccggcaaccggtatgttctggttgcgaccgactacttctccaagtgggtcgaagcactgcccgttccagacacgtcgtccgctcatgccgtcgcgtttgtggaacagcatctcgttcttcggcacggtgttccccggcgcctcatcacggaccgtgggagctgctttatgtcccatgaattcgagcgagccctccgctccttcggcattgcgcattccactacatccgtcaatcatccgcagtgcaatggcctcgtggagcgtgttaaccgtaccctcacggatatactcgcatcctacgtcgctccgtcccacacaaactgggatcgttttgtttctgctgcagcttttgcagtcaacactgcagcgcaagaaacaacgcatgtgacgccgttctcagtcgtctatggcagaacgccctccatccctctcgacgcgcagttgggccttccccatcccactgtgtcaccaactgaatctgctcaacgacttcattccgcccgcctcgacgcccagcgcaacctcctcacggctcacgcgcgtgtgcaagcggccaacgcggcagcaccaccacatccccccttccggcccggtgacttggtcctcgttcgccgcaccatccgtgcgactggccgtgccgcaaagctcttgccccgataccgcggcccttaccgtgtcgttgcccgactcggccccgtgacataccgcctcgaagacctgcccgagcatcgaccatgcggtgtgcaccacattttcccagagaatgtttcaaacatgaagcgatatgtctacggcgcctgcggtgactccgacttagctaccgggtcctcatcagtgccgtcgtcgcctgctggctccatgccttccccacgcaatgcagtcccataaacggatcgccgctcaatatgcataacactccctgaagttagcctaaccggtgtgggaccttcttcggcgactgcagacaccttcgcccagctcacaaacttcgaattcaacgaagagtgtgaccgtttcctatctgcgagcccacattgcatcgccccaggaaaccctgcatcaaagcacggcctgacttctccgccccccccccccccggtggaaaggtgatacgggaataaaagaagaggcggagagcgagcgcgagcggcgagcgcgcggctctagcacgagggatatagaacgagaaagcttggccgccgccggtcgtgcttcgccggctctcctccgtactgctgctatatttctctgggcgggcccgtggccaccccgtggcatcccacaccgtaacaatatataaataaataataataatggaaagcggcagcgcgaatCGACAAGGACGAAAAGACACGAGAACATAGGACAAGAGCAGGACAAGCAGTGCAAGCGTGAGCAAACGACAGGGTCTTGAGTCTCCTTCGCACCTAATGTAGAACACCACTGTCCAGACTGTGGGGAGGCGTACTGCTCTTTATCTCATATGCTCTGGCAATGCCCTGCGATATGTAGCTCATCGCTTAC comes from the Amblyomma americanum isolate KBUSLIRL-KWMA chromosome 1, ASM5285725v1, whole genome shotgun sequence genome and includes:
- the LOC144116506 gene encoding uncharacterized protein LOC144116506, with protein sequence MNIEKHVLSILDAVRDTRIQARPAVSSLRRIAAPVREATLPNWLEPLQAAFWWGSFDENTSVSVQDVRVLLAADQLLLSHSSLDLLEQLSWWLVQRLTALGWPQGYIAVAGGKEVANHTVKEDCYSLAATRFGLLLASESAVKLFTRDSRRQAQAFLRDLLTVFRELAASASWLSEKARAVVNKTLQELQIVLWPPDVAISKASLWQLYSNFCFTCETAYQAAVDGGAQAELAPDGRPTAMDHWMHANRAFSRLDPSLRERMQILWQGGAAEPFVFEHWKNRLRVSHAAVGTPLYHVTSAEGGGEEANYGGLGAAFLSHVLRSFDPPAENIDDNLVPWIEISGAAYKAGSLKCGADFIPNLREIAALGIAWHALKKRRAAAVKGSDSDGRRQLPATALSIPDSNGEVHVYTGDQLFFLNHCRSRCRGQLPRDSRRGEDCNVAVRHVRDFGPTFGCATRRGW